The genomic stretch ACGGCCTGAACCCGCGCGCCGTGGCCGTGATGGCCGAGGCGGGCGTGGACATTTCCGGCCACGCCTCCAAGCTCGTGGACGACCTGCCCGATCTGGAATTCGATTACGTGATCACCCTTTGCGGGCATGCCAGCGAGAACTGTCCGTTCTTCCCCGGCAAGGTCAAACGCCTGCACGTGGGGTTCGACGATCCTCCGGCACTGGCAAAGGACGCGGCCAGCGAGGACGAAGCCCTGGCCCACTATCGCCGCGTGCGCGACGAGATCCGTGATTGGATTCAAGGCATGCCGGAGAACCTGAAATAAAAGAGAATCGATTGATTAGGCTGCTCGGAGAAAGGGCGAAACTCTTTGCAGGATTCCCCCTTCCCCCGAAACCCTTCTCTCTTCAGAACCGTTTACCTGTCAGCGTCGCTTTGCGACGCTGACCAGATTCCGTTTCCGTAGATAAACGCTGCGCGGGCCGGATGCGAAGCATCGGCCCGCGCAGCCAAAAGGGGTTCCAAGGGGCCGCGGGCCCCTTGGCCGCCGGAGGCATGTTTTTTTCGTCCCCGCCCTAATGCGCCTCGGCCCAGTTCAGGCCGATCCCCATGTCCACCTTGAGCGGCACGCGCAGCTCGACCACGTTCTGCATGACCTCGGCAAGACGCTCGCCTGCCTTGCCGGCAGCGGCTTCGGGCGCTTCGAGCAGCAGTTCGTCGTGCACCTGGAGCAGCAATACGGCGTCCAG from Paucidesulfovibrio longus DSM 6739 encodes the following:
- a CDS encoding arsenate reductase ArsC, whose translation is MTEPIRILFLCTGNSCRSQMAEGFAKALKPGVIEAWSAGVETHGLNPRAVAVMAEAGVDISGHASKLVDDLPDLEFDYVITLCGHASENCPFFPGKVKRLHVGFDDPPALAKDAASEDEALAHYRRVRDEIRDWIQGMPENLK